A window of Streptomyces sp. Je 1-332 genomic DNA:
GACATGACGATGGGCCTCGGCAAGGTGCGGTTCTCGGTCTTCGGCGACAGTGCGCGGCTGTGGCGTTCGCCGCTCATCGAGGGCGGGGACCCGGCGGTGCCGGTGCAGGTGAACCTGACCGGGCGCAAGACGATCCGCCTGGTCGTCGAACCGCACACGCCGTTCCACTCGGCCGCGCTCGCGGACTGGGCGCAGTCACGCTTCCGCTGTACGTAGGCGCGGTTCGGCTGTACGGCTGTACGTAACCGCGGTTCGGCTGTTCGGCTGTACGTAACCGTGGTTCGGCTCGGTTCACACACGCACGCGCGGTTCAGCTCAGCTCCACGAGCGCGTCGGCGGCGGTGAGTTCGGCTCCCGCCGCGCGCTCGGTCTCGTACCGCGTCGGACCGAGGGCGACGAGCGCGGCCGTCTCGACCCGCTCGGCGTCGGCCAGTTCCGGCATCGGGCGTGGGTTGCCGCTCCGCAGCCGGGTGCTCAGGGCGAGCAGGCGAACCGCACGGGGATGGTCACCGAGCCTGCTCACCAGGGCGGCTCCTCCCTCCACCAACGCCGCGATGACCAGCTCCGCGCACCGGCTGTCGAGCGCCCCCCGCAGGCCGCCGGCGAGCAGCGGCAGTGCCTGCGCCGGGCCCGACTCGGCGGCCACGACCTTGGCCTCGAGGCCCCGCAGCGCCGCGATGAACTGCGGTGGCGGCGTGCCACGCTCGGCGTCGACGCGTGCCGCCTCGAACAGCGCGCGGGCCTTGGCGGCTTCGCCGTCGTCCAACGCCATCAGGGCCTGAAGCGTCCGGATGAACGCCCATGAGTCCGACACCCCGTACCGGTCGGCCTCGATGCCCGCCTCGTGGAGGGCCTTCGCCGCCAGGTCGCGGTCGCCGTCGCGGTACGCGATCTCGGCGAGGCGGGCGATCAGGAAGGGCGTCTCGGCGTAGGCGCCCACCTCGTAGGCGAGCCGCAGCGCTTCGTCGTACTCGACGCGTGCCTCCGCGTGCAGACAGCGTGCCATCGCGGCCTCGCCCGCCGCGCTGGACACCTGGGCGCGCATCCAGCGGTCGCCCGCGCGACTGCTCAGCTCCCGCAGCTCCGCGAGATCCTCGTCGACACCGGAGAGGTTGCCCGGGGCGTCGACGGCCTGATGCGTGCGGAACATCAGGCCGACGCCGATCTCCCAGTCACCGCCGTACCTCCGGCAGTTGGCGACCACGTCGTCCAGGCCGGGCCTCGCCGCGTCGGGTCCCTCCAGGAAGTACGCGGTGAACGGCCAGATCAGCCCGGGGAAGCGGGCCGCCGCCGGCACCGGCTGTGCGAAGGCGTTCCGCAGCCGCCGGACGCTCGCGCGGTCGTCCTCACTCGTCAGAGCCTCCGTCGGTTTCGACTCCGCGATCAGGAAGAAGTGCAGCAGCCGCAGGCTCATCCAGGGCCAGTGGAGCGGGTCGCCCGTGTCCTCGGGGATGCCGTCGGGCCCGTCGGGCGGCATCGGCGGTGCGAGGCGCAGGATGCCGGCGACCCAGCTCGCGCCCTCTCTGCGGTAGTTCCGCATGGACCAGAACCAGCCCACACTCAAGGCGATGGCCAGGGCGTCCTCGCCCTCACGGGACTCGATGGCGCGCTGCAGAGCCGCACGGATGTTGTCCAGCTCCGTCTCCAGGCGCTGGATCCACGGGAGTTGTTCCGCCGATCGCAGCAGCGGCTCGGCCTCTTCGACCAGCGCACGGACGTACGCGGTGTGGTGGCGGCCCGCGGCGGCGCGGAGCTCGGGGGTCTCGGCGGCTCGCTCGGTGGCGTACTCGTGGATGGTCTCCAGCATGCGGTAGCGCATGTCGCCCCTGGACGTGGGCTCGGCGATGAGCAGCGACTTGTCCACGAGGGCGCCGATGAGGTCGGCGGCGGGTCCGGTGCAGACCGCTTCGGCCGCCTCGATGTCCCAGCCGCCCGCGAAGACGGACACCTCGCGCAGCACCGTCCGCTCGGGCTCGTCGAGCAGCTCCCAGGACCAGTCGACGACGGCCCGCAGGGTCTGCTGGCGGGGCAGGACCGTGCGGCTGCCGCTGGTGAGGAGGCGGAAGCGGTCGTCGAGACGGTCGGCGATCTGCCGGGGGGAGAGCAGGCGCAGGCGGGCCGCGGCCAGCTCGATGGCGAGCGGGAGGCCGTCGAGTCGGCGGCAGATCTCGGCGACGGCCTCGGCGTCCTCCTCCGGGCTGAAGTCCGGGCGCACGGCCGTGGCGCGCTCGGTGAAGAGGCGGTGCGCCGGGTCCGGTGGCAGGGGCTCGACGGGGCGGACGAACTCGCCCGGTACGCCGAGGGGTTCGCGGCTGGTGGCGATGACCGTGAGGTCCGGGCAGTGCGTGAGGAGGGTCTGGGCCAGCTCGGCCGCGGCGCCGATGACATGTTCGCAGTTGTCAAGGAGCAGGAGCAGGCTGCGCGGGGCGCAGTACTCGACGAGCAGGGCGGCAGGGTCGTCCTGCGTGACCGTCATCTCGCTGGTCATCAGCGCGGTCTCGCGCAGACCCAGGGCGCTGACGACAGCTCCCGGAACCGCCTCGGGCCGGTCGAGCGGGGCGAGCTCGGCCAGCCATGCCTGTGGATGCCCGGCGGCGGCTTCCTCGGCGAGGCGGGTCTTGCCGGAGCCGCCCGGTCCGGTGAGGGTGACCAGGCGGGCTCGTCTCATGTCTGAACGGATGGCGGCGAGTTCGGGTTCCCGGCCGACGAAGGAGGTCAGACGGGGCCGGAGGTTGCCTCTCCGCTCCGGACGCGCGTCCCCGTCGGTGATGAGCGCGGCTGCTCCGGCTGCCCCGGCTGCCCCGGCCGGTTCGCCGGGGTCGCCCGGGTCGCCCCGGTCGCCTTGGCCGCCCGGGTCCAGCAACTCCGCGTGCAGCGCCCGCAGTTCCCGCCCCGGGTCGGCGCCGAGCCCATCGGCGAGCGTGCGGCGCGCGTTCTCGTAGGCGGCGAGGGCGTCGCCGCCGCGGCCCGCGTCACGCAGGGCGCGGATCAGCAGGGCGTGCA
This region includes:
- a CDS encoding BTAD domain-containing putative transcriptional regulator; its protein translation is MRYRILGATEAYDEQGVPLPVGGRRLRALLAALALRADRTAPVETLIAEVWAEDEPPADAPAALQALIGRLRRALGKAAISSAPGGYRLTATPEDIDLHRFERLVREGRSALEQHDPESAANTLGEALSLWHGPALADLPDRSAATRPEALRAEATRARIEARLLLGHASDLVPELRGLTAAQPYDEALHALLIRALRDAGRGGDALAAYENARRTLADGLGADPGRELRALHAELLDPGGQGDRGDPGDPGEPAGAAGAAGAAALITDGDARPERRGNLRPRLTSFVGREPELAAIRSDMRRARLVTLTGPGGSGKTRLAEEAAAGHPQAWLAELAPLDRPEAVPGAVVSALGLRETALMTSEMTVTQDDPAALLVEYCAPRSLLLLLDNCEHVIGAAAELAQTLLTHCPDLTVIATSREPLGVPGEFVRPVEPLPPDPAHRLFTERATAVRPDFSPEEDAEAVAEICRRLDGLPLAIELAAARLRLLSPRQIADRLDDRFRLLTSGSRTVLPRQQTLRAVVDWSWELLDEPERTVLREVSVFAGGWDIEAAEAVCTGPAADLIGALVDKSLLIAEPTSRGDMRYRMLETIHEYATERAAETPELRAAAGRHHTAYVRALVEEAEPLLRSAEQLPWIQRLETELDNIRAALQRAIESREGEDALAIALSVGWFWSMRNYRREGASWVAGILRLAPPMPPDGPDGIPEDTGDPLHWPWMSLRLLHFFLIAESKPTEALTSEDDRASVRRLRNAFAQPVPAAARFPGLIWPFTAYFLEGPDAARPGLDDVVANCRRYGGDWEIGVGLMFRTHQAVDAPGNLSGVDEDLAELRELSSRAGDRWMRAQVSSAAGEAAMARCLHAEARVEYDEALRLAYEVGAYAETPFLIARLAEIAYRDGDRDLAAKALHEAGIEADRYGVSDSWAFIRTLQALMALDDGEAAKARALFEAARVDAERGTPPPQFIAALRGLEAKVVAAESGPAQALPLLAGGLRGALDSRCAELVIAALVEGGAALVSRLGDHPRAVRLLALSTRLRSGNPRPMPELADAERVETAALVALGPTRYETERAAGAELTAADALVELS